The genomic stretch CCTCCGTTACATGCAATATTCGTAACCACTGTAGTTCCTGAAATTGCAGTCGGTTGAGTAATCGTTACTGTTCTAGTGATTGTACATGCATTAGCATCTGTTACCGTTACAGTGTATGTTCCAGCCAATAATCCTGTTGCGGTTGCTGCTGTTCCTCCGCTTGGAGACCATGAATACGTATAAGGTGCTGTTCCGCCTGTTACAACAATTCCTGCTGTTCCGTTACTTCCACTGTTACATGAAACATTTGTTTGTGAAACCGTTGCACTCATCGCCGTTGGCTGAGTTACCGTTGCCGTTACTGTTCCTGTACATCCGTTGGAATCAGTAATGGTTACCGTATACGTTCCTGCTGATAACCCTGTACGATCTTCTGTGGTGATTCCTCCGCCCCAGTTGAACGTGTAAGGTGCTGATCCACCTGTTGGTGTTAAGTTGATAGCTCCCGTTGAACCGCCGTTACAGGCAATATTTGTAACCACTGTAGTTCCTGAAATTGCAGTCGGTTGAGTAATCGTTACTGTTCTAGTGATTGTACATGCATTAGCATCTGTTACCGTTACAGTGTATGTTCCAGCCAATAATCCTGTTGCGGTTGCTGCTGTTCCTCCGCTTGGAGACCATGAATACGTATAAGGTGCCGTGCCGCCTGTTACAACAATTCCTGCCGTTCCGTTTGAACCACTGTTACATGAAACATTTGTTTGTGAAACTGTCGCAATCATCGCCGTTGGCTGAGTTACCGTTGCCGTTACTGTTCCTGTACATCCGTTGGAATCAGTAATGGTTACGGTGTAAGTTCCTGCTGATAATCCTGTACGATCTTCTGTGGTGATTCCTCCGCCCCAGTTGAACGTGTAAGGTGCTGATCCACCTGTTGGTGTTAAATTGATAGTTCCTGTTGAACCTCCGTTACATGCAATATTCGTAACCACTGTAGTTCCTGAAATTGCAGTCGGTTGAGTAATCGTTACTGTTCTAGTGATTGTACATGCATTAGCATCTGTTACCGTTACAGTGTATGTTCCAGCCAATAATCCTGTTGCGGTTGCTGCTGTTCCTCCGCTTGGAGACCATGAATACGTATAAGGTGCTGTTCCGCCTGTTACAACAATTCCTGCTGTTCCGTTACTTCCACTGTTACATGAAACATTTGTTTGTGAAACCGTTGCACTCATCGCCGTTGGCTGAGTTACCGTTGCCGTTACTGTTCCTGTACATCCGTTGGAATCAGTAATGGTTACCGTATACGTTCCTGCTGCTAATCCTGTGCGGTCTTCTGTGGTGATTCCTCCTCCCCAGTTGAACGTGTAAGGTGCCGACCCACCTGTTGGTGTTAAGTTGATAGCTCCTGTTGAACCGCCGTTACATGCAATATTTGTAACCACTGTGGTTCCTGAAATTGCAGTCGGCTGAGTAATCGTTACTGTTCTTGTTAACGTACATGCATTAGCATCGGTTACTGTTACAGTATACGTTCCTGCAAGTAAACCTGTTGCGGTTGCTGCTGTTCCACCACTTGGAGACCATGCGTATGTATAAGGTGCTGTTCCTCCTGTTACAACAATTCCTGCCGTTCCGTTCGATCCACTGTTACATGAAACATTTGTCTGTGAAACTGTTGCACTCATTGCCGTTGGCTGAGTCACTGTTGCCGTTACTGTTCCTGTACATCCGTTGGCATCAGTAATGGTTACCGTATACGTTCCTGCTGCTAATCCTGTGCGGTCTTCTGTGGTGATTCCTCCTCCCCAGTTGAACGTGTAAGGTGCCGACCCACCTGTTGGTGTTAAGTTGATAGCTCCTGTTGAACCGCCGTTACATGCAATATTTGTAACCACTGTGGTTCCTGAAATTGCAGTCGGCTGAGTAATCGTTACTGTTCTTGTTATCGTACATGCATTAGCATCTGTTACCGTTACGGTATACGTTCCTGCTAATAATCCTGTAGCGGTTGCTGCTGTTCCACCACTTGGAGACCATGCGTATGTATAAGGTGCTGTTCCGCCCGCTACAACAATTCCTGCGGTTCCGTTTGAGCCACTGTTACATGATACATTTGTCTGTGAAACCGTTGCACTCATCGCCGTTGGCTGAGTCACTGTTGCCGTTACTGTTCCCGAACATCCGTTGGCATCAGTAATGGTTACCGTATAAGTTCCAGCAGATAATCCTGTACGGTCTTCTGTGGTGATTCCTCCGCCCCAGTTGAACGTATAAGGCGCTGATCCACCTGTTGGTGTTAAATTGATAGCTCCTGTTGAACCTCCGTTACATGCAATATTCGTAACTACTGTGGTGCCTGAAATTGCAGTCGGCTGAGTAATCGTTACTGTTCTTGTTAACGTACATGCATTAGCATCGGTTACTGTTACCGTATACGTTCCTGCAAGTAAACCTGTTGCGGTTGCTGCTGTTCCACCACTTGGAGACCATGCGTATGTATAAGGTGCTGTTCCTCCTGTTACAACAATTCCTGCCGTTCCGTTCGATCCACTGTTACATGAAACATTTGTCTGTGAAACTGTTGCACTCATTGCCGTTGGCTGAGTCACTGTTGCCGTTACTGTTCCTGTACATCCGTTGGCATCAGTAATGGTTACCGTATACGTTCCTGCTGCTAATCCTGTGCGGTCTTCTGTGGTGATTCCTCCTCCCCAGTTGAACGTGTAAGGTGCCGACCCACCTGTTGGTGTTAAGTTGATAGCTCCTGTTGAACCGCCGTTACATGCAATATTTGTAACCACTGTGGTTCCTGAAATTGCAGTCGGCTGAGTAATCGTTACTGTTCTTGTTATCGTACATGCATTAGCATCTGTTACTGTTACCGTATACGTTCCTGCTAATAATCCTGTAGCGGTTGCTGCTGTTCCACCACTTGGAGACCATGCGTATGTATAAGGTGCTGTTCCGCCCGCTACAACAATTCCTGCGGTTCCGTTTGAGCCACTGTTACATGATACATTTGTCTGTGAAACCGTTGCACTCATCGCCGTTGGCTGAGTCACCGTTGCCGTTACTGTTCCCGAACATCCGTTGGCATCAGTAATGGTTACCGTATACGTTCCTGCTGCTAATCCTGTACGGTCTTCTGTGGTGATTCCTCCGCCCCAGTTGAACGTATAAGGCGCTGATCCACCTGTTGGTGTTAAATTGATAGCTCCTGTTGAACCTCCGTTACATGCAATATTCGTAACTACTGTGGTGCCTGAAATTGCAGTCGGCTGAGTAATCGTTACTGTTCTTGTTAACGTACATGCATTAGCATCGGTTACTGTTACAGTATACGTTCCTGCAAGTAAACCTGTTGCGGTTGCTGCTGTTCCACCACTTGGAGACCATGCGTATGTATAAGGTGCTGTTCCTCCTGTTACAACAATTCCTGCCGTTCCGTTCGATCCACTGTTACATGAAACATTTGTCTGTGAAACTGTTGCACTCATTGCCGTTGGCTGAGTCACTGTTGCCGTTACTGTTCCTGTACATCCGTTGGCATCAGTAATGGTTACCGTATACGTTCCTGCTGCTAATCCTGTGCGGTCTTCTGTGGTGATTCCTCCTCCCCAGTTGAACGTGTAAGGTGCCGACCCACCTGTTGGTGTTAAGTTGATAGCTCCTGTTGAACCGCCGTTACATGCAATATTTGTAACCACTGTGGTTCCTGAAATTGCAGTCGGCTGAGTAATCGTTACTGTTCTTGTTATCGTACATGCATTAGCATCTGTTACTGTTACCGTATACGTTCCTGCTAATAATCCTGTAGCGGTTGCTGCTGTTCCACCACTTGGAGACCATGCGTATGTATAAGGTGCTGTTCCGCCCGTTACAACAATTCCTGCCGTTCCGTTTGAGCCACTGTTACATGAAACATTTGTCTGTGAAACTGTTGCACTCATTGCCGTTGGCTGAGTTACCGTTGCCGTTACTGTTCCTGTACATCCGTTGGCATCAGTAATGGTTACCGTATAAGTTCCAGCAGATAATCCTGTACGATCTTCTGTGGTGATTCCTCCGCCCCAGTTGAACGTATAAGGTGCTGATCCACCTGTTGGTGTTAAATTGATAGCTCCTGTTGAACCGCCGTTACATGCAATATTTGTAACTACTGTCGTTCCTGAAATTGCAGTCGGCTGAGTAATCGTTACTGTTCTTGTTAACGTACATGCATTAGCATCTGTTACCGTTACCGTATACGTTCCTGCAAGTAAACCTGTAGCTGTTGCTGCTGTTCCTCCGCTCGGAGACCATGAATACGTATATGGTGCTGTTCCGCCCGCTACAACAATTCCTGCGGTTCCGTTTGAGCCACTGTTACATGATACATTTGTCTGTGAAACCGTTGCACTCATCGCCGTTGGCTGAGTCACCGTTGCCGTTACTGTTCCCGAACATCCGTTGGCATCAGTAATGGTTACCGTATAAGTTCCAGCAGATAATCCTGTACGGTCTTCTGTGGTGATTCCTCCGCCCCAGTTGAACGTATAAGGCGCTGATCCACCTGTTGGTGTTAAATTGATAGCTCCTGTTGAACCTCCGTTACATGCAATATTCGTAACTACTGTGGTGCCTGAAATTGCAGTCGGCTGAGTAATCGTTACTGTTCTTGTTAACGTACATGCATTAGCATCGGTTACCGTTACGGTATACGTTCCTGCAAGTAAACCTGTAGCTGTTGCTGCTGTTCCACCACTTGGAGACCATGAATACGTATATGGTGCTGTTCCGCCCGCTACAACAATTCCTGCGGTTCCGTTTGAGCCACTGTTACATGATACATTTGTCTGTGAAACCGTTGCACTCATCGCCGTTGGCTGAGTCACCGTTGCCGTTACTGTTCCCGAACATCCGTTGGCATCAGTAATGGTTACCGTATAAGTTCCAGCAGATAATCCTGTACGGTCTTCTGTGGTGATTCCTCCGCCCCAGTTGAACGTATAAGGCGCTGATCCACCTGTTGGTGTTAAATTGATAGCTCCTGTTGAACCTCCGTTACATGCAATATTCGTAACTACTGTGGTGCCTGAAATTGCAGTCGGCTGAGTGATTGTAGCAGTTGCTGTAGTTGTACATCCAATAATGTCTGTTATTGTTACAGTATAATTTCCTGCGGCTAATCCTGTAGCCGTTGCTGCTGTTCCGCCACTTGGTGACCATGAATACGTATAAGGTCCAATTCCTCCTGACGCAGTAACTGTGGCAGTTCCGTTGGTACCTCCATTACATGAAACATTTGTTTTACTAATACTTCCAGAAATCGATGAGACCGTTAAGGTCGCCGAATTTGAAGTAGCAGATCCTGAAGAATTAGTGGCAACACAACGATATTGATATCCACTCATTGTTCCTGTTACTCCCGTTATTGTTAACGTAGTTGTGGTAACTCCTGAAAATGGCGCCCCATTAGGTATAGCAACAAAACCACTCCCTGTATTTTGTTGCCATTGATAAGAAGTTGCTCCCGTTGCAGTAATAGAAAACGTTGTGTTTCCGCCAGAACAGAGCGTTCTGTTTGGTGGGTTTCCTGTAATTACTGGGTTACTACCGATAAACTGACACCCTGAATATGCCATTGTACCTGCAGAAGCTAAAAGCGACCAGTTCCCCATAGTCATTACCGCCGAGCGTACTGAAGCCGCTGTAGAAGTTGGTGTACCTGTACAGTTAAACTTTCCTGATTGAGCAACAATATTTCCTGATTGTGCCCCTGTATAAAATGCACTTGTTCCTCCAATAAGTCCGGGAGGCATTAATGAAGAATTGGGACCTGCTGGAACTCCAACATTCCATCCTGCAGTTGTAGTTCCTCCTCCTGGATAATACAGGTAGTTAATTCCTGCAATACAGTAAGCTCCGCTTCCTGTAATAACTCCGTTACCTCCCTGAAATGCAATAATCTGATCCCCCGTATTGGCTAATGAAAGACCATTGGTGGACGAACCATCAGTAAGTGTAACAGTACCATTTGTAGCTGATGTGCAGGTTACCGGGTTATAAGTGGAAGCTACAAGTCCTACTATATGTACTTCTGTTCCCATGGGAATTGCCGTACTACTTACCCAGGTAATCGCAGATTCTGTTCCTCCAGCAGCTTGCCATCCAGAGCCATTATAGCCCCTGTCAGTAAAACTAATAGTTGTTCCTGCCGAAATATTTGTAAGCAGAACAAAAGAAAACTTGTCTCCCACTCCTGCTAAAGGAGTAGAATCATAGCTTGTAAACGCAATATCCCCTGCTAAGAGGGTTGTTTGCGCATTAGCTGTAAAGCCCAACAATGACGATCCTGCTATGAGGACCGCCTTTGTCAGCGTTTTGATTTTTGAATAAAAATTTTTCATATTTAATTCATTTTTAGGTTAAAGATTCACAAACCGGCTGCCTTTTTTCATACCAAAAGCAAACAATTTGTGACCGCTCATAAATCCTTCATCTGTGTAGATGATATCTAATCTAAGTTGAGTTTCATTATTACATTTCACAATGAGTCCATTATTTTCGTCTAACGACAGAATAGTTCCGGGAATCTCAGACTGATGTGAAGTTTCATTAATTACTGTAGCTTCCACCACTCTTATATTCCAGCCATTCCATTGTGTATATGCTCCTTTATTCCACGGATTACACGCTCTCGATAGAGCCTCGATGGTTTTAGCATCATGCTTTTGCCAAGAAATACAAACATCTGCAGCTGCAGGTTTTGCGAAATATTTAGCATTAACTTCGTCTTGTTTTATGCCTTTAGAATCATTTTTCAACAAGATTAAAAGTTCACTTAATAAATTTGCTCCCAGCCATGACAAGTTGGTACAAAGCACACCGTGAGTCATATTTATTGAAAGAGGTAAAATTTTTTTCAAAATAATTGCACCCTTATCAATTTTATTTTCAATGGCATGAACGGTAATCCCAGTTTCTTTTGCACCACTTCTTATAGATTCAAAAACAGGATCTGCGCCTCTCATTTCAGGCAATAATCCGTAGTGAAAATTGTAGAATTTACCCTGATGTTTATTTAAAACTTCTGCAGGTATCTTCCAGGGAAACGTCATGGTGAAAATAAATTGAGCATTTGTTTTAGTGATCAATTCTTCTAGCTGAGCAGAAAGATTTTCTTTTTTAATTATTAATAATGGAATTCCGGATTGTTTTGAAAGCATTAAACAAAAATCGATGACATCTGTATTTGCTTCAGGTACTCCTAAAGCACAAAGTCGACCTTGCGAAGCTAAAGCCTGCAAAGCCGGAATAGCCATGCGATTGTTGCATAAAACTGCTATTTTGGATGCTGTCATTATGATTCTAGACACGCATAAGCATTAAGCCAAGAATTAGCTTCAATACTCTGAATGTATTTAATATTATTATTTAAACTTTCACGTTCAGATTCTGTCACCGAGGCAACCTCAACGTCTTTCAGAAGGCTGTTTCCTGTATTTTCATCTTTTGAAACTGTTGCATAATAAACCGAAGCTTCCGTGAATCTATTTTCAGGGTTCATATATACTTTTCCGCGCGGCGAATTGATTGTAATTCCATCGAAATTTTCGTTTTCAAATGCAATAAAAAGAGCAGCTTCCCATCCCAATAAAGAGAAAAGATTGGCTTTACCTTCTTTAATATTATTCATTATACTTACAAAAGTTTCATTTTCAGGCGTTTTTAAAGTTTTAGACCAAGCTACGGAAGAACTCCATTCGCTTCCAGGATAAGGCATTTTAGAAAGCCAAGCTTCATCGGATGTGAAACCCGTTCCGTACACCGAGTGATTATTTACAAGATTATTCCCGGCTCTGAAAAAATCATCTGCCATATCGCCACAAAATGTTGCAAGAACTGCAGTTTCTTTTTGCTGCTCAAGATATTCGGTAAGTGGAGCCAGAGTGAAATCTTCACGGCGTAAAGACGTAACATGATTAAAGCCTATGGTACCACCTTTCTCTTCAACAGCAGCTGGATAGATATAAGATGGACGATAGCCCGCATCGTAAAAAGAGCACGTAAATGCAAAATTTCTATGCCCATCTTCAATTGCTTTATGAGTAATAACCCTTGTACACAAACCTCCCTGAAGAGAAATAAAATATGCATTAGAAAGTTTCCCCTGAAAAGCAGGAAAATGATATCCGCTGTCTAAAACAAGCAACGTTTTCCCTGAAGATTCGAAAAGCGGGTGAATAAACTCTGCTGAAATAGGATTAATATATCCAATGATAATATCCGCACCTTCCAAAAGAAATTGCTCGCAACGTTCATAGATCTCTTCATGTTTTGCGGCAACACCTATTCCCGCTGAAATGATTTCGTGATGACCTTCCAAGCCAATATTTTTTAACGCATGCTTAAAGCCATCCATCATATCAAAAGACATTGAAGGATAAATAACAGATCGTGGTAAAAGTAAAGCTATTTTCATATTTTTTCGATAAAGCCTCTAATCGAATAAACTATCAGAGGCTTTTGTATTATTAATTATGATCTTGAAGGGAAAATTCCGTATAAACAAATGATGTAGTTCATTCCTAAAAACGGCTGCTGAATACTAATAGGCTGGCTTCCTCCTGCAACGCTTAAGCTGAATGCCGTTGTAATTGGTCTTAATGCTGTATCTGCAGGTTGGCTTGAATATAAACCTGGTAATGATGCAAGTGTGGCATTTGAGGGAGAACCTGTATCACCTCCTTCAGAAAACGTTTGAATAGAAGCTGTTTCTGTTCCGGAAGCATGATTGTGCATAGGCAGATTGGGAGTAAGTAACGTCACCGTCGGTGTACCATTGATCTCTCCAAGAGTCCAGTTATCAATTCCTGCTCCACTTCCTGTTCCCATAGCAGTTCTACCCGCAAAATTGGGTAACATAAATGTTGTAACTCCATTTCCACCGTACATGGTTCCTAAAAGCGCAAAAAGAGCCTGATTTGTATTGATTGCTAATGTTTGCCCTTGACAAAAAGCCCAAGATTTTGGAGCAAAATTTCCCGCAAACATTCTTATTTCTGACATTGTTCCATCCATGATGATTAGTTTTTTAGAATTAAAAATTTACTTAATTATGGTCTGCTTGGATAAATTCCTTCGCAGCAAATAATATAATTGGCAGCCAAAACAGGTTGTAAAATTTCAAAAGGATTACCGCTACCTACGGCAGATAAAGCCCCTGAAGCTGTTGCCGGAGCAATATTTGTATCTGCAGGTTGAGTAGCATAAGCACCTTGAAGTCCTCCTAAAATTGTTCCCGAAGGGGAACCCGTTTCTCCTCCTTCTGAAAAAGCAGGAAATGCAATAGTAGCCATTGCATTATGGGTATGCATCGGCATTTGTGAAGTGTTCATTGTTACATTTTCTGTACCTCCTACCTGACCCAATGTAATATTTTGTAAACCAGCTCCCTGTCCTGTTCCTACAGCAACACGACCACGTAAATCTGGTACACCAAATGTAGTTTGCCCATTACCACCATAAGTAGTTCCTAAGATTGAAAAAAGTGTAGAGTAATTTGCTATGCTGTATTCTGTTCCGTCGCAGAAAAACCATCCTTGTGGAGCGAAATTTCCCGCAAACAATCGAATTTCTCCTATATAACCTTCCATAGTATTTTAGTTTTAATTATTATTAGTTTAAAAAAATTCAGAATGACTTAAGATTAACTTCTAGATGGGAAAACTCCATACATGCAAATAATATAATTCATTCCTAATGAAGGCTGAGTAATATTAATAGGTATGCTTCCGCCAGTAACTCCCACTTGAATATTCAAAGGAGTTGCTTTGGTACTAGAATCACTTGCCTGAGATGTATACATAGATCCCTTTGAAGCCAAAACATTATTTGTAGGAGTTGCAGAATCTCCCTCTTCCGAATATGCCGGAATCACAATATTTCCTCCCGCAGTATGAGTATGCGGCGGAAGATTAGAAATTGTAAGTGTTGTAGTATTTGTCCCCGTCATCTCACCTAATGCGTAGTAAGACAATCCCGGTCCCTGCCCTGCTCCCACAGCAGATCTTCCTGCAAGATTGGGCAATCCGAAAGTGACTTTTCCATCTCCTCCATAAGTGGTTCCCAAAATAGAGAATAAAGCGGTGTTTGCGCTGATTGCAATTAATGCACCATTACAATACGACCAATCTCTAGGTGCAAAGTTTGCGGCAAAAAGGCGGATTTCTCCTATTGTTCCTTCCATAGTTATTTGTTTTTTTTTGATTGAAAATGATAAATTTTATCTTTAGTGAATAGATTAAAACTCTTGAGATCATCAAGTAGAGTTGACAGAGCTATAACTCCCGGTTTGAATTATTTCATCGGGATATAGAGAGAGTACAAAACAACAATATGCAATATGCTACATTTTCTATGTATAGAAGAGCATGCGACTGTACTGTGTTTAAATTTCACACATAAGTGATCATTAAATTAAGAGGGGAATTTTTCGCAGAATTTTTTTCATGTTAACTTAGTTTTCGGTCGGTTTATCTTTTTTATAATTATTAACAAATACAAATTATTAATTAACAATCATTAACAAATATACATTTATTTTGATTATAATAATATAATAAATCATAAATGTTTAATACTAATCTTTTAATCTATTTCAAATAAAATATTGATGAATTTATCTCTGTATTATTATGTTAAATGATTATTGTCAAAATTAGAAATTGCAACACATATACAAGTACGTATTTATACTGATTTTACTTATCGATTTATCTTCACACAAAAAAGAACAATAAAAATGTATAGCAAAGTCTTTTATTTTGACCAAACTGAATAGTTAATCCGTTATGAATTTTGACACCGATTTTAAAAAAAAATAGTTTAATTTCGAATAATTTGGTATTTATAAAGAATGATTATCCGAGAATTTGCTTAGATTTTTCAGTTAAAATTTCAAGATCCTCTTTATCGCTTATACACTGCTGACCAACATTGAGCACCTTTCTTGCATGTTTCTTTGCAGCGTCTTTATATTTTTGGTTTTTTACCATTTTATGTATAAGCACCAAAGCATCCATTAATTTGAGAACGACGGCAGTATTCCCGGAAGAATATAATCTTATCTGATTGAAAGCAACATCAGTAACCAGTTCAAAATCATATGCATTGGTAATTACGCGAAGATTTTCTTCGTCATCAAAACGATAGCTTGGCGGAAATTTTTTAGTTGACAGATAACACAGTGTGGAAGTCAGATTATCTATACAGGAAATCGCAGTATACGGATCATTTACTCCCGGAGACAACGCTCGTACCGCAATTTCTACCATCTGGTGAATAGACAATTCAATATCCTGCTGTGACGTTCTTGCGCTTCCCAAAATAAACTGCTTTTGTATTTTTTCTAAAATATCTTCTTCAATCTCATGATAATAAAAAGTACCCAAATCAATTCCTTTTACAATGTAACTTCCAGGTCTATAATTGAGTTTTATAAGGCTTTTACTCTCTGTAGCCAATTGTAATAAAGCATCAATATCGACATATTGTACATATCCATATTGAGTGGCAGGAATAGATATTTCCTTCCGATAAATTGCGGTTTCTTCTTTTAAATCAGCAATAATTGGTTCTTCCTGCTTATCATCTTCAGTTTCGGGAAATAATTTTTTGACTTCTTTGCCGATGGAAACAGAAATTTCCGAAATAACATGATCGGCCTGAATACTTATCGCAATACGATGGATAAATATAATAAGCAGCACAATATTCATCACCGCAAAAAGAATGGAGAATAAGATAGATAATGAAGGAATAAACTTGTAATCTTCGGTATCTTTTATTGTATTTAATACGATAAGGCAATAAATATATGTTGAAATATACGTTCCTAAAACTACCTGATTTAATCGTACATACATAAAATTTCTGATCAATCGGGGTCCGAATTGTGAGGAAGCAAGCGTTAAAGCGACCAAAGTCACAGAAAAAACAGTACCCGCAACCCCAATCATCGCTCCTGATATGGTAGAAAGTACGCTCCTCGCTGAAGCTGAACTTCCTATAAAAAAGAATCTTTTGATGCCTTCGTTTTTTAATGCTAAATTTCCGTCAATACTTAAAATAAGAATTGCAAAAAATATGGCTCCAACGATAATAATCACCGGAACAAACCAAAAGGTTGATTTTAACTCACTCCAAAAGAAAAGCAGTTTTTTCATAAACTGAATATACTAAAAAGATATGATTTCTAGTGGTTTAGATAATTATCTTTTTATGTTGATTACTTATTCGTAGGATAATGATGTTTAGTTTATATTGAATTTTTTTTGACAGATTGTACTCTTTCTTGTAACTTAGTGTTATAAAAATTTAATACAAATGCTTAAAAAATCAACAAAAGAAATTTTATTACAAGATTTGTTAGAAACGAAACAGCTTCTGGTGGATGCGTTTGATGATAAAGAAGTTCCATTTATCAAAGGAGGCGCAATCGATCAGTTTTTCACTGGAAAGGCTTTGGAATTTCAAAGAAATATGATCCTTTACGAGAGCCTGATGAATTCAGGAAAAATAAAGGACAACGAAGGGAATACAATAGCTTCACTGGAAAAGATAGCTCTTGACCTAGCCGATATTAAATCAAAACTTGATAATCAATATTAAATGTGGCTGGATTCTTAAAATAAAAAGAGAGCAAATAAATTATTTGCTCTCTTTATAACTATATAGTTATTAATTGAAGTTACGCTATTTTAACGTTAACTGCATTAACACCTTTGTTTCCATTTTGTAAATCGAATGTTACGACATCATTTTCACGAATATTATCAATTAGACCTGAAGTGTGTACGAAAATGTCTTGACCACCAGCTGATGGAGTAATAAAACCAAATCCTTTTGTTTCGTTAAAGAATTTTACTGTTCCTTGTTGCATTGTATTATGTATTAAAAATTGTATTCTGTTTTATAGGGATTATCCCAGTATTTTGATTATAAATCAAAACAATAATAAATTTTGAGAGAAAAAAAATGGATGAATAGAATTTAAGAGTGAAAATCGAACTTCTTAAAAGGCAGTACACCTAAAATATTAA from Chryseobacterium indoltheticum encodes the following:
- a CDS encoding T9SS type A sorting domain-containing protein, which translates into the protein MKNFYSKIKTLTKAVLIAGSSLLGFTANAQTTLLAGDIAFTSYDSTPLAGVGDKFSFVLLTNISAGTTISFTDRGYNGSGWQAAGGTESAITWVSSTAIPMGTEVHIVGLVASTYNPVTCTSATNGTVTLTDGSSTNGLSLANTGDQIIAFQGGNGVITGSGAYCIAGINYLYYPGGGTTTAGWNVGVPAGPNSSLMPPGLIGGTSAFYTGAQSGNIVAQSGKFNCTGTPTSTAASVRSAVMTMGNWSLLASAGTMAYSGCQFIGSNPVITGNPPNRTLCSGGNTTFSITATGATSYQWQQNTGSGFVAIPNGAPFSGVTTTTLTITGVTGTMSGYQYRCVATNSSGSATSNSATLTVSSISGSISKTNVSCNGGTNGTATVTASGGIGPYTYSWSPSGGTAATATGLAAGNYTVTITDIIGCTTTATATITQPTAISGTTVVTNIACNGGSTGAINLTPTGGSAPYTFNWGGGITTEDRTGLSAGTYTVTITDANGCSGTVTATVTQPTAMSATVSQTNVSCNSGSNGTAGIVVAGGTAPYTYSWSPSGGTAATATGLLAGTYTVTVTDANACTLTRTVTITQPTAISGTTVVTNIACNGGSTGAINLTPTGGSAPYTFNWGGGITTEDRTGLSAGTYTVTITDANGCSGTVTATVTQPTAMSATVSQTNVSCNSGSNGTAGIVVAGGTAPYTYSWSPSGGTAATATGLLAGTYTVTVTDANACTLTRTVTITQPTAISGTTVVTNIACNGGSTGAINLTPTGGSAPYTFNWGGGITTEDRTGLSAGTYTVTITDANGCTGTVTATVTQPTAMSATVSQTNVSCNSGSNGTAGIVVTGGTAPYTYAWSPSGGTAATATGLLAGTYTVTVTDANACTITRTVTITQPTAISGTTVVTNIACNGGSTGAINLTPTGGSAPYTFNWGGGITTEDRTGLAAGTYTVTITDANGCTGTVTATVTQPTAMSATVSQTNVSCNSGSNGTAGIVVTGGTAPYTYAWSPSGGTAATATGLLAGTYTVTVTDANACTLTRTVTITQPTAISGTTVVTNIACNGGSTGAINLTPTGGSAPYTFNWGGGITTEDRTGLAAGTYTVTITDANGCSGTVTATVTQPTAMSATVSQTNVSCNSGSNGTAGIVVAGGTAPYTYAWSPSGGTAATATGLLAGTYTVTVTDANACTITRTVTITQPTAISGTTVVTNIACNGGSTGAINLTPTGGSAPYTFNWGGGITTEDRTGLAAGTYTVTITDANGCTGTVTATVTQPTAMSATVSQTNVSCNSGSNGTAGIVVTGGTAPYTYAWSPSGGTAATATGLLAGTYTVTVTDANACTLTRTVTITQPTAISGTTVVTNIACNGGSTGAINLTPTGGSAPYTFNWGGGITTEDRTGLSAGTYTVTITDANGCSGTVTATVTQPTAMSATVSQTNVSCNSGSNGTAGIVVAGGTAPYTYAWSPSGGTAATATGLLAGTYTVTVTDANACTITRTVTITQPTAISGTTVVTNIACNGGSTGAINLTPTGGSAPYTFNWGGGITTEDRTGLAAGTYTVTITDANGCTGTVTATVTQPTAMSATVSQTNVSCNSGSNGTAGIVVTGGTAPYTYAWSPSGGTAATATGLLAGTYTVTVTDANACTLTRTVTITQPTAISGTTVVTNIACNGGSTGAINLTPTGGSAPYTFNWGGGITTEDRTGLAAGTYTVTITDSNGCTGTVTATVTQPTAMSATVSQTNVSCNSGSNGTAGIVVTGGTAPYTYSWSPSGGTAATATGLLAGTYTVTVTDANACTITRTVTITQPTAISGTTVVTNIACNGGSTGTINLTPTGGSAPYTFNWGGGITTEDRTGLSAGTYTVTITDSNGCTGTVTATVTQPTAMIATVSQTNVSCNSGSNGTAGIVVTGGTAPYTYSWSPSGGTAATATGLLAGTYTVTVTDANACTITRTVTITQPTAISGTTVVTNIACNGGSTGAINLTPTGGSAPYTFNWGGGITTEDRTGLSAGTYTVTITDSNGCTGTVTATVTQPTAMSATVSQTNVSCNSGSNGTAGIVVTGGTAPYTYSWSPSGGTAATATGLLAGTYTVTVTDANACTITRTVTITQPTAISGTTVVTNIACNGGSTGTINLTPTGGSAPYTFNWGGGITTEDRTGLSAGTYTVTITDSNGCTGTVTATVTQPTAMIATVSQTNVSCNSGSNGTAGIVVTGGTAPYTYSWSPSGGTAATATGLLAGTYTVTVTDANACTITRTVTITQPTAISGTTVVTNIACNGGSTGAINLTPTGGSAPYTFNWGGGITTEDRTGLSAGTYTVTITDANGCTGTVTATVTQPTAMSATVSQTNVSCNSGSNGTAGIVVTGGTAPYTYSWSPSGGTAATATGLLAGTYTVTVTDANACTITRTVTITQPTAISGTTVVTNIACNGGSTGTINLTPTGGSAPYTFNWGGGITTEDRTGLSAGTYTVTITDANGCTGTVTATVTQSSAVAAPTGAATQSFNAGDTLSALVVAGQNIKWYASATDAANHTGSLPTTTVIVNNTTYYATQTVGVCESTVSLAVLAYNASLSVGNATKPKSEMQIYPNPVMDILNISGEEKITKLAIYSADGRKVTEKTLSKNERSINVHSLVQGVYLIQVFTKDDVKTFKFIKR
- a CDS encoding formyltransferase family protein, which encodes MTASKIAVLCNNRMAIPALQALASQGRLCALGVPEANTDVIDFCLMLSKQSGIPLLIIKKENLSAQLEELITKTNAQFIFTMTFPWKIPAEVLNKHQGKFYNFHYGLLPEMRGADPVFESIRSGAKETGITVHAIENKIDKGAIILKKILPLSINMTHGVLCTNLSWLGANLLSELLILLKNDSKGIKQDEVNAKYFAKPAAADVCISWQKHDAKTIEALSRACNPWNKGAYTQWNGWNIRVVEATVINETSHQSEIPGTILSLDENNGLIVKCNNETQLRLDIIYTDEGFMSGHKLFAFGMKKGSRFVNL